DNA sequence from the Geobacter sp. AOG2 genome:
TCCACCAGCACCAATTGTTCTTCCTGCAACGTGATGATTTCCTGCGTGGTTTTCAATTGTGCCCGGAGGGAGGCCTCTTGCACCGCCGTGGTGACGATGTTGGCGGTGAGGGTCAGATAAGCGGCTTCCAGCTGATATCGCTGGAAATCGACCTGGGATTGGAGTGCCTCCAATTCGCGCCGGCCGCCGCCGAACAGGTCGAGGGTGTAGGAAATGCTCACTGAAGCGTTGTAAAGGCTGTACGTCAGGCCAGGGTAATCAGGCTGACCGCTGGCTGCGCCCGATACCTTCTGGCGCGAGCCGTTGAGCGAGGCGTCCACACTGGGATAATACTCGGTTCCACCGCGTGCGAGTAGATTTTCCCGAGCCTGGCGCAGGGTCGCCTGAGCTGCGGCCAGCGTCGGGCTCTCCTGCAGTGCCTGGCGGATGAGGTGGTCCAGAGCCGGGTTGTGGAACAGTTCCCACCATTGGGCCGGGATGTCCTCCTGCGTCGTGAAGCGTTGCGCCGCGCCCCCCCAGCCCGGAGTTGCCGCAGTCTCCACCGGCAGGGCTGTGGCTGTGTAGTTTGTGACCGACGGCGCCGCCGGGGCGCGGAAATCGGGGCCAACCGTGCAGCCGCACATTGCCAGGCATACGGCAGCGGCTGAGAGTCCGGTCCTCAAACCTAAGACGCATGCACCGTCATTCTTTCCGTATGGGGTGCGCAATTCTGTCATGTGTGATCTCATGCTGCTAGAAGATACATGGAGAAATGTATTTGTCAAAGACTTTTGGTAACGACTTCGTAGACATCCCGTGGAAGGTTGGGGAGGGTCTGGACCCGCATCAGTTCCCGCTGCATAAGCGCCCGTCTTCCAGGTTCAAAACGGCGCCAAGTGGTCAGTGGCGCAAGCAGGCGGGCGGAAACCTGGGGGTTGAGCGGGATGAGGCGGAGCAGTTGGTCAACCAGGAACCGGTAGCCGGAGCCGTCAGCGGCATGGAAATGTGGCTGATTCTGGCTGAATGCCCCAACCAGTGCGCGAAAACGGTTGGGGTTGGTGAGTTCAAAGGCCGGGTGGCCGATGAGAGCCTTGACGTCGTCAATGGTGCCGGGGAGGTCGGACATGGCTCTGAGCGAGAACCACTTATCCACCACTTGGCGGTCCCCCTGCCAGCGACGATAGAAATCCTCCAGAGCTTCGTTACGTTCCGGACAATTGCATGAAGCCAGCGGCGCGAGTGCTCCCACGGCGTCGGTCATATTGTCGGCTGCACGGTACTGCTGGATGCAGAGGTTTGTGATGTCCTGCTCTTCAAGGCTCGCCAGGTAGGCCAGGCAGAGGTTGGACAGGCGACGTTCTCCGGAACGGCCGTCGTCAATATCATAGGGCTGCGTACTGCGACACACTTCGCGAACTGCCAGAAAATCGTCCCGCAGCAGCGTTGCCAGGGTATGAATGATGAATTTTCGGGCGATGTGGATGGCCTCAGGGTCAATGACCGGCATCAGTTCGGCTAGGTATTTCTCCGATGGCAGCGTGAGCGCCTCGGCCAGAAAGGCCCGATCCTGCTCTCCACTGGTGAGGGTTGCCCGGTAGGTCGCCACGAAAGCCTGGTCTGGCCTAAGTTCCCGCCCGGCCTGTTGGTCGGCCACCAAGCCGAGAAGGACCTGGGACGCCAATTGCTGGCCCGCCTCCCAGCGACAGAACGGATCTGTTTCGTGGGCCATGAGCAGCACGAGGTCGTCGTGGCGGTAGGGGTAGTCCAGCTTTACCGGCGCGGAGAAGTTGCGTAGCAGCGCCGGTACCGGCTCATGTTCCAAACCGGAGAAATGGAACGTCTGCTCGGTCTTGCACACCTCAAGTACCCTGGTCGTTGGGCCGGGTACCGGTTCGCCAAACAGGGTGACCGGAAGCTCCCGGCCATCGCGGTCCAGGAGGCCGACGACCAGGGGGATATGGAAAGGTTGTTTTTCAGTCTGTCCTGGAGTCTCCGGGCACGACTGACACACCCTCAAGGTGAAGACGCCGTCTGCCGCTTCGAATATGCCTGATGCCTTGATATGGGGCGTTCCTGCCTGACTGTACCAGAGCCGGAACTGTCCCAGATCCCTTTCTCCCGCATCGGCCATGGCCTGGACAAAATCCTCGATCGTGACGGCCTGACCGTCGTGGCGCTCAAAGTAGAGATCCATACCTTTTCTGAAACGCTCAGCACCCAGGAGGGTGCGCAGCATGCGGATCAATTCGCCACCCTTGTTATAGACGGTGTTGGTGTAGAAATTGTTGATTTCCATGTAGGAGTCGGGCCGGACCGGGTGAGCCAAGGGACCGTTGTCCTCGGCGAACTGTGCACTACGCAGGTAGCGGACATCGGCAATGCGTTTCACGCCGCGCGATTCCATGTCGGCCGAAAACTCTTGATCGCGGAAAATGGTCAATCCCTCTTTGAGAGAGAGCTGGAACCAATCGCGGCAGGTGACCCGGTTGCCGCTCCAGTTGTGGAAATACTCGTGGCCGATGACCTCCTCTATGGCTTGGTAGTCCTCATCGGTGGCGGTCTCGGGAGTGGCCAGGACGTAACGGGAGTTGAAGATGTTGAGCCCCTTGTTTTCCATGGCTCCCATGTTGAAGTCGTCCACCGCCACGATCATGTAGCAGTCCAGGTCGTATTCCCTGCCAAAGGTCTCCTCGTCCCAGCGCATGGCTTTTTTCAGGGAACGGAGCGCGTGTGCCCCCTTGAGGCGGTTGGCTTCCTGGAGATAGAGGCGCAGGCTCACCTTCCGGCCAGAGCAAGTCGAAAATACGTCCTCGATACAGGCCAGCTTACCGGCTACCAGGGCGAAGAGGTAGCTTGGTTTTCTGAAAGGGTCGTGCCAGGTGATGAAGTGGCGGCCGTCCGGCAGTTCGCCCCTGTCTACCGGGTTACCGTTGGACAGAAGTACCGGATACCGCTTCGGGTCGGCAATGATGGTGGTGGTATAAACGGAAAGCACATCGGGACGGTCCGGGTAGTAGGTGATGGAGCGGAATCCCTGGGCTTCGCACTGGGTGCAGAACATCCCTCCCGAGCGATAGAGCCCCTCCAGGTAGGTATTGTCCTGGGGACGCAACTCGGTTTCCACCTCCAGGATGAAGGCGGCGGGAACCGAGGGTACAAAGAGTGTTTCTTCCGATACATGGAAGGCCTCCGGGGCAAGGAGCACTCCATCCAGGCGGAGGCTGCGCAGCGCGAAACGATGGCCGTCCAGAATCAGCGGCCGTTCTTCACGGCTGCGATCATAGGCGGCTCGCAGGGCAAGGCGGGAGCGGACGAGGGTTGTATCCTCCCCCAGCTCAAAGCGAAGATCGATACTGTCAACCGTATAATCGGGGGGACGATAATCGTGACGATGGATAGTGGTATGAGCCGATTCTGTCATGCTTGGCCTCGTTTGCAGTTGTCCCGGCAGTCTACCGTTTAATGCCGTCCCAGCATGCCGCAACGGTTTTTTCGATCAGAGCGTCGTTCAGTTGGATGAAGCCTAGGATATTGTCCCGGGCCAAGGTGATCAACGGCCCG
Encoded proteins:
- the pepN gene encoding aminopeptidase N, which translates into the protein MTESAHTTIHRHDYRPPDYTVDSIDLRFELGEDTTLVRSRLALRAAYDRSREERPLILDGHRFALRSLRLDGVLLAPEAFHVSEETLFVPSVPAAFILEVETELRPQDNTYLEGLYRSGGMFCTQCEAQGFRSITYYPDRPDVLSVYTTTIIADPKRYPVLLSNGNPVDRGELPDGRHFITWHDPFRKPSYLFALVAGKLACIEDVFSTCSGRKVSLRLYLQEANRLKGAHALRSLKKAMRWDEETFGREYDLDCYMIVAVDDFNMGAMENKGLNIFNSRYVLATPETATDEDYQAIEEVIGHEYFHNWSGNRVTCRDWFQLSLKEGLTIFRDQEFSADMESRGVKRIADVRYLRSAQFAEDNGPLAHPVRPDSYMEINNFYTNTVYNKGGELIRMLRTLLGAERFRKGMDLYFERHDGQAVTIEDFVQAMADAGERDLGQFRLWYSQAGTPHIKASGIFEAADGVFTLRVCQSCPETPGQTEKQPFHIPLVVGLLDRDGRELPVTLFGEPVPGPTTRVLEVCKTEQTFHFSGLEHEPVPALLRNFSAPVKLDYPYRHDDLVLLMAHETDPFCRWEAGQQLASQVLLGLVADQQAGRELRPDQAFVATYRATLTSGEQDRAFLAEALTLPSEKYLAELMPVIDPEAIHIARKFIIHTLATLLRDDFLAVREVCRSTQPYDIDDGRSGERRLSNLCLAYLASLEEQDITNLCIQQYRAADNMTDAVGALAPLASCNCPERNEALEDFYRRWQGDRQVVDKWFSLRAMSDLPGTIDDVKALIGHPAFELTNPNRFRALVGAFSQNQPHFHAADGSGYRFLVDQLLRLIPLNPQVSARLLAPLTTWRRFEPGRRALMQRELMRVQTLPNLPRDVYEVVTKSL